Proteins encoded by one window of Lycium barbarum isolate Lr01 chromosome 11, ASM1917538v2, whole genome shotgun sequence:
- the LOC132619602 gene encoding ethylene-responsive transcription factor ERF118-like yields the protein MKSQKRTLKNSSVRLFPGVRKRKSGKFCAEIKHPVNKKIIWLGTFITAEAAYEIYKCKKLEFEELVKAKSAKKGQKIQESDQESSSSNDSLMDVVGNKDSLNGLEEKSNLFAKEKQESCSTNSSNKDEEKINLFDEELLVGQWVQIGEDKEVKISLKFGVPIVDNYGFLLGEFSVLDDLSICK from the coding sequence ATGAAATCACAAAAAAGAACACTAAAGAACTCTTCTGTCAGATTGTTTCCTGGTGTTCGTAAGAGAAAAAGTGGGAAATTTTGTGCTGAAATCAAACACCCAgttaacaagaaaataatttggtTGGGTACTTTCATTACTGCTGAAGCAGCTTATGAAATTTACAAGTGTAAGAAGCTTGAATTTGAAGAACTAGTGAAGGCCAAAAGTGCAAAAAAGGGCCAGAAAATTCAAGAATCTGATCAAGAATCATCTTCTAGTAATGATTCATTAATGGATGTTGTTGGAAATAAAGATTCATTAAATGGGCTTGAAGAAAAAAGCAATCTTTTTGCAAAGGAAAAACAAGAATCTTGTTCTACAAATTCATCAAATAAGGATGAAGAAAAAATCAATCTTTTTGATGAAGAATTGTTGGTGGGGCAGTGGGTACAAATTGGAGAGGataaagaagttaaaatttcaTTGAAATTTGGGGTTCCAATTGTTGATAATTATGGGTTTTTGTTGGGTGAATTTAGTGTACTAGATGACCTTAGTATATGTAAGTGA
- the LOC132618258 gene encoding aspartyl protease family protein 2-like codes for MVTKFIFFILLFVFLFFSNFVASEGFYSLRNVNSSASGIEFPEHPSFNGVSSSSNSDCNYGVSENSKTHSIAQELDGIDGEKDEDVSIVGNQEREAVKFQLRHRSAGKKIETKDSVFRDLSRIQTLHTRIIEKKNQNTISRLAKSTEKHVAPAPAPAQAPSSSSYELSGKLMATLESGVSLGSGEYFMDVFIGTPPKHFSLILDTGSDLNWIQCVPCYACFEQNGPHYDPKDSSSFKNIGCHDPKCQLVTSPNPPQPCKNENQTCPYYYWYGDSSNTTGDFALETFTVNLTTPSGSEFRKVENVMFGCGHWNRGLFHGAAGLLGLGRGPLSFASQLQSLYDHSFSYCLVDRNSNSSVSSKLIFGEDKDLLKHPELNFTSLVGGSKENPVETFYYVQIKSVIVGGEVLNIPKETWDLSPEGVGGTIIDSGTTLSYFAEPAYEIIKEAFVNKVKGYTVVQDFPILNPCYNVSGVKNVELPSFGIVFGDGAVWNFPVENYFIKLEPEDIVCLAILGTPRSAMSIIGNYQQQNFHVLYDTKRSRLGYAPTRCADA; via the coding sequence ATGGTGACAAagttcatttttttcattttgttgTTTGTATTCTTGTTTTTCTCTAATTTTGTGGCTTCTGAAGGATTTTATAGTTTAAGAAATGTGAATTCTAGTGCTTCTGGTATTGAATTCCCTGAACATCCAAGTTTCAATGgtgtttcttcttcttcaaacTCAGATTGTAACTATGGTGTTTCTGAAAACTCAAAAACACATTCAATAGCTCAAGAACTAGATGGGATTGATGGAGAAAAAGATGAAGATGTTTCCATAGTTGGAAATCAAGAAAGGGAAGCTGTTAAGTTTCAGTTAAGGCACAGATCAGCTGGTAAAAAAATTGAGACTAAAGACTCAGTTTTTAGAGATTTGAGTAGGATTCAAACATTGCATACAAGGATTATAGAGAAGAAAAATCAAAACACCATTTCAAGACTTGCAAAAAGTACTGAAAAACATGTtgctccagctccagctccagctcaGGCTCCAAGTTCATCATCGTATGAACTTTCAGGCAAGTTAATGGCAACATTGGAATCAGGTGTAAGTCTTGGTTCAGGAGAGTATTTCATGGATGTATTTATTGGTACACCTCCTAAGCATTTCTCTTTGATTCTTGATACTGGTAGTGATCTTAATTGGATTCAATGTGTTCCTTGTTATGCTTGTTTTGAACAAAATGGACCCCATTATGATCCTAAAGACTCTAGTTCTTTTAAGAATATAGGTTGTCATGATCCAAAGTGTCAACTTGTTACATCTCCTAATCCTCCACAACCTTGTAAGAATGAAAACCAAACATGCCCTTATTACTATTGGTATGGTGATAGCTCTAACACGACCGGTGATTTCGCGTTAGAAACGTTTACTGTTAACCTAACGACCCCGAGTGGGAGTGAATTTAGGAAGGTGGAAAATGTGATGTTTGGTTGTGGTCATTGGAATAGAGGGTTGTTTCATGGTGCTGCTGGTTTGTTAGGTCTTGGAAGAGGGCCACTTTCATTTGCTTCTCAACTTCAATCTTTATATGATCATTCTTTTTCAtattgccttgtggataggaATAGCAATTCTAGTGTAAGTAGTAAGTTGATTTTTGGCGAAGATAAGGATCTTTTGAAACACCCAGAGTTGAATTTTACTTCATTGGTTGGTGGTAGCAAAGAAAATCCTGTGGAAACTTTCTACTATGTACAGATAAAATCTGTTATAGTTGGAGGAGAGGTACTGAATATACCAAAAGAGACATGGGATTTGTCTCCGGAAGGTGTTGGTGGTACGATCATCGATTCAGGAACCACGTTGAGTTACTTCGCAGAACCAGCGTATGAGATTATAAAGGAGGCATTTGTCAATAAAGTCAAGGGATATACTGTTGTACAAGATTTTCCTATTTTGAATCCTTGTTACAATGTGTCCGGAGTGAAGAACGTGGAATTGCCTTCGTTTGGAATTGTGTTTGGTGATGGAGCTGTATGGAATTTCCCTGTAGAGAACTACTTCATCAAACTCGAACCAGAGGATATCGTTTGTTTGGCAATTTTAGGGACTCCTCGATCTGCTATGTCAATAATTGGAAACTATCAACAGCAGAATTTTCATGTCTTATATGACACCAAGAGGTCCAGATTGGGATATGCACCAACAAGATGTGCTGATGCTTGA